Proteins from a single region of Gossypium arboreum isolate Shixiya-1 chromosome 1, ASM2569848v2, whole genome shotgun sequence:
- the LOC108481046 gene encoding LEAF RUST 10 DISEASE-RESISTANCE LOCUS RECEPTOR-LIKE PROTEIN KINASE-like 2.1 translates to MPLFLSATSCLPLVFFTIILLSVQVPPLLSSSNEHYLGCSKQFHCGKIKNVSYPFWGGDRPEYCGQPGLKLTCLEDEETEITIMSVSYKVIEININLQAFTVARIDYLQSLCPRTLLNTTLNFNLLSYAWNLENITLYYHCPLISNISSGFPSLFNCSTSNGTDMVNYYVIASVLGNLSTEVKDGLRSCDSHVIVPAFYTAVETIKRNPTPDTLVLPLGNGFGLKWDANIASKCEDCNDSGGRCGYNNSLNQFTCYCPNHTDASTCLLSGSSAGTSLKIKLIIGFTVVGATVMVVCLMVFALRLKKGSLSSGMLKNLQRNKRKNSERIEAFIMRYGSDLAPKRYSYSDIKKITKSFKDKLGEGGFGSVYKGKLPGGRLVAVKVLSESREDGEEFINEVASISRTSHVNVVTFLGFCYESSIRALLYEFMPNGSLDKYIYHHRSPDKSCILTRKTMFEIAVGVARGLEYLHRGCNTRILHLDIKPHNILLDENFVPKISDFGLAKLCERKGSILSSITARGTIGYIAPELFCRNFGGVSYKSDVYSYGMMVLEMVGAKENIHVGGSLTSEMNFPSWIYEHLEQEAFNLEGITVEDEEITRKMIIVSLWCIQTNPSDRPSMTKVLEMLQGNLQSLAIPPRPFLFSPQRSPPNSLSAISFFASSITMNIE, encoded by the exons ATGCCTCTCTTTCTATCTGCAACTTCATGTCTTCCCCTGGTTTTCTTCACCATTATCCTTTTGTCAGTTCAAGTTCCACCGTTGTTAAGTTCAAGCAATGAACACTATTTGGGCTGCAGCAAACAGTTCCATTGTGGGAAGATAAAAAATGTTAGCTACCCTTTTTGGGGAGGTGACAGGCCTGAGTATTGTGGTCAACCAGGGTTGAAGTTAACTTGCCTGGAAGATGAAGAAACCGAGATTACAATCATGTCTGTAAGTTACAAAGTCATTGAGATCAACATCAATTTACAAGCTTTCACTGTTGCAAGAATTGATTATCTTCAATCCCTTTGTCCCCGAACCCTGCTCAATACCACCTTGAACTTCAACCTTTTGAGTTATGCTTGGAACCTTGAGAACATAACATTGTATTACCACTGCCCTTTGATTTCCAACATATCCTCAGGGTTTCCAAGTCTGTTTAACTGCAGCACCAGCAATGGAACAGATATGGTGAATTACTATGTTATAGCATCTGTTCTGGGCAACCTGTCAACTGAAGTGAAAGATGGGTTGAGATCTTGTGATAGCCATGTGATTGTTCCAGCTTTTTATACTGCAGTTGAGACAATCAAGAGAAACCCAACTCCAGATACTTTGGTTTTGCCTCTTGGTAATGGATTTGGATTGAAATGGGATGCAAATATAGCTTCCAAATGTGAAGACTGCAATGATTCTGGGGGTAGGTGTGGGTATAATAACAGTTTGAATCAGTTCACTTGTTATTGCCCAAATCATACTGATGCATCAACTTGTCTTCTATCAG GGTCGTCTGCAGGTACCAGTTTGAAGATTAAGCTAATCATAG GGTTTACAGTGGTAGGGGCCACTGTTATGGTAGTTTGCTTGATGGTGTTTGCCTTGAGGCTTAAGAAAGGATCGTTGTCAAGTGGAATGCTGAAGAATTTGCAGCGAAATAAAAGGAAGAACAGTGAAAGGATTGAGGCATTCATCATGAGATATGGTTCAGATCTTGCTCCGAAGCGGTATTCTTATTCGGACATCAAGAAAATCACCAAGTCGTTCAAAGACAAGCTTGGCGAAGGCGGATTCGGCAGTGTCTACAAAGGTAAGCTACCGGGTGGACGTCTTGTTGCAGTTAAAGTCTTGAGTGAATCTAGGGAAGATGGAGAGGAATTCATTAACGAAGTGGCGAGTATTAGTCGAACTTCTCATGTTAACGTAGTGACGTTTCTTGGATTTTGTTATGAGAGTTCGATAAGAGCTTTGTTATATGAGTTCATGCCGAATGGATCGCTGGATAAGTACATCTACCACCACAGATCACCAGATAAAAGTTGTATACTGACCCGGAAAACAATGTTTGAAATAGCTGTCGGCGTTGCACGAGGGTTGGAATATCTACATCGAGGATGTAACACGAGAATTTTGCACTTAGACATAAAACCTCATAACATCCTTTTAGACGAAAACTTTGTTCCCAAGATTTCGGATTTTGGTCTTGCAAAGTTATGTGAGCGGAAGGGAAGCATTCTTTCGTCGATAACCGCACGAGGAACGATAGGATATATTGCTCCAGAACTATTTTGTCGAAACTTCGGAGGCGTTTCTTACAAATCCGATGTTTATAGCTATGGGATGATGGTTCTTGAAATGGTCGGAGCGAAGGAAAACATTCATGTCGGAGGGTCTCTAACAAGTGAAATGAACTTCCCTTCATGGATTTACGAACATCTCGAACAAGAAGCATTCAATCTTGAAGGAATTACGGTGGAAGATGAAGAAATAACTAGGAAGATGATTATAGTGAGCTTATGGTGCATTCAAACTAATCCATCAGACCGACCATCAATGACTAAAGTGCTAGAAATGTTACAAGGAAACCTTCAATCACTAGCAATTCCACCAAGACCTTTCTTGTTTTCTCCTCAACGATCGCCCCCAAACTCCTTGTCGGCAATATCATTTTTTGCATCTTCCATTACCATGAATATCGAATAA
- the LOC108483398 gene encoding ATP-dependent DNA helicase 2 subunit KU70 — protein sequence MDLDPEDVFKDEEDDPDNEFFQQSESSKEYVVYLVDASPKMFNTTCPGNDQKDETHFHTSVSCIAGSLKTQIISRSYDEVAICFFNTREKKNLQDLNGVFVFNVAEREHLDRPTARLIKEFDCIEESFMREIGSQYGIVPGSRENSLYNALWVAQALLRKGSIKTADKRILLFTNEDDPFGSLQDAAKKDMTRTTLQRAKDAQDLGISIELLPLSRPDSEFNVSTFYADLIGLDGEDLAQFMPSASQKLEDMKDQLRKRMFTKRVVRRIEFHIANGLSIALNTYALIRPTVPGAITWLDSVTNHPLKTERSLICEDTGALIQEPPKLFQPYRNENVKFLPEEIAEIKRISPGKLRLLGFKPLSCLKDYYNLRPSTFVYPNDQEVVGSTCIFIALHRSMLKHKRFAVAYYGASSHPQLVALVAQDEITSAGAQMEPPGMHMIYLPYSDDIRDDEEIFPDTEEDAPRADEDQIQKAAALIKRIYVKDFSAFQFANPALQRHYAVLQALALAEDDIPETIDETAPDEEGLTRPAVVKAAEAFKLSVYGDSYDEESDMGKEKMSEASRKRKAIAENAAKDYDWGNLADKGQLKNLTVGDLKVYLNAHNLPVSGKKEALISRILTHMGK from the exons ATGGATTTGGACCCAGAAGATGTTTTCAAGGACGAAGAAGACGACCCAGATAACGAATTCTTCCAG CAAAGTGAGAGTTCCAAAGAGTATGTTGTTTATTTGGTCGATGCTTCTCCGAAAATGTTCAACACGACATGTCCTGGT AATGACCAAAAGGATGAAACTCATTTCCACACCTCTGTCAGCTGTATTGCTGGATCACTCAAGACTCAAATCATTAGTAGATCGTATGATGAAGTTGCAATTTGCTTCTTTAACACT AGGGAAAAGAAGAACTTGCAAGATTTAAATGGtgtttttgtttttaatgttGCTGAAAGGGAGCACCTAGACAGGCCAACAGCTAGGCTTATTAAAGAATTTGACTGTATAGAAG AATCATTTATGAGAGAAATTGGGAGTCAGTATGGTATTGTTCCTGGGTCTCGGGAGAATTCCCTTTATAATGCCCTCTGGGTTGCCCAAGCTCTTCTTCGTAAAGG GTCTATTAAGACAGCTGATAAGCGAATTCTTCTCTTTACTAATGAAGATGATCCCTTTGGGAGTCTCCAGGATGCTGCAAAAAAAGATATGACAAGAACTACATTGCAGCGAGCTAAA GATGCACAAGATCTTGGAATCTCAATTGAACTTCTCCCTTTGAGTCGTCCAGATTCAGAGTTCAATGTTTCTACCTTCTATGCT gATTTGATTGGGTTAGATGGTGAGGATCTTGCTCAATTCATGCCTTCTGCCAGCCAGAA ATTGGAAGATATGAAAGATCAACTGAGAAAGCGTATGTTCACAAAGCGAGTAGTTAGAAGGATTGAATTTCATATTGCCAATGGACTGTCAATTGCACTGAATACTTATGCTTTAATTCGTCCTACAGTTCCAG GGGCCATTACATGGCTTGATTCTGTCACAAATCATCCTTTAAAG ACTGAAAGATCTTTGATATGTGAGGATACTGGTGCATTGATTCAGGAACCTCCTAAGCTCTTTCAGCCGTATAGAAA TGAGAATGTCAAGTTTTTACCAGAGGAAATAGCTGAGATAAAAAGAATATCACCCGGAAAACTTCGTCTTCTTGGATTCAAGCCATTAAGTTGCTTAAAAGATTACTACAACTTGAGACCATCCACGTTTGTATACCCCAATGACCAG GAAGTGGTGGGTAGCACCTGCATTTTCATTGCCTTGCATAGATCTATGCTAAAGCACAAGCG TTTTGCAGTTGCATATTATGGGGCCTCATCTCATCCTCAATTAGTTGCCTTAGTTGCACAA GATGAGATTACCAGTGCTGGAGCTCAAATGGAGCCGCCTGGAATGCACATGATATACCTTCCGTACTCTGATGACATCAGAGATGATGAAGAG ATATTTCCAGATACAGAAGAGGACGCACCTCGAGCTGATGAGGATCAAATTCAAAAAGCTGCTGCTTTAATAAAACGTATTTATGTGAAGGATTTTTCCGCTTTCCAATTTGCTAACCCTG CTCTGCAGAGACATTATGCAGTATTGCAGGCTCTAGCTTTAGCGGAAGATGATATTCCAGAGACCATTGATGAGACAGCACCTGATGAGGAAGGTTTGACTAG ACCAGCAGTTGTTAAGGCAGCAGAAGCATTTAAGCTTTCTGTTTATGGGGACAGCTATGATGAGGAAAGTGACATGGGTAAAGAAAAAATGAGCGAGGCCTCTAGAAAACGTAAAGCTATTGCAGAAAATGCAGCTAAGGATTATGATTGGGGTAACCTTGCAGACAAGGGGCAG TTGAAGAATTTAACAGTAGGAGATTTGAAAGTCTACTTAAATGCCCACAACCTTCCTGTTAGTGGGAAGAAAGAAGCTTTAATCAGCAGGATCTTAACCCACATGGGCAAATGA